One window from the genome of Cardiocondyla obscurior isolate alpha-2009 linkage group LG04, Cobs3.1, whole genome shotgun sequence encodes:
- the Mon1 gene encoding vacuolar fusion protein MON1 homolog codes for MAAKEPIVVEPIDGGMAEPGIEPGASSETMLVTTDSFDEYEQEMSSSIDGDRQMKESTTGTISEIQEDVTPNVAATPAAASTPESEKNLSLDDSEMDDVAQRLGQSNIDGDPLRCKAWLAQKKHIFILSQAGKPIYSRYSSEDKLVTVMGVMQALVSFVQAGSDMIRSVHAGDTNFVFVVKGPLILVAVSKTLESVPQLTLQLTYVYNQIISVLTQSQLNRVYDQRRNFDLRRLLSGSERLIDHLLNFMDREPAFFLGAIKCLPLLPSMRSSITQTIIQTCAKIKNLVFAILLANNQLVTLVRMNKFFLHPMDLHIIQNLVDSSESLKTAESWTPICLPKFDSNGYMHGHVSYLAEDCQACLLLLTVDRDVFFVLSEAKQKIVEKLRRTNCLEAINESMNKPTITTADIGLPEMRHVLYKCKSTAQFWSPGLQPPYTMDEEIERLLGLYQCLHHRLHSPSRPLKLIFQQLDKETMLAWVASGFELYVTFEPLVTKPDAIEAVSKLLKWIKKEEERLFILNSPTF; via the exons ATGGCCGCGAAGGAGCCGATCGTCGTCGAGCCGATCGACGGCGGCATGGCTGAGCCCGGGATTGAGCCCGGCGCCTCCTCGGAGACGATGCTCGTCACCACCGACAGCTTCGACGAGTACGAGCAGGAGATGAGCAGCAGCATCGACGGCGACAGGCAAATGAAAGAGAGCACGACCGGCACTATCTCCGAAATTCAAGAGGACGTCACGCCGAACGTTGCCGCAACGCCCGCCGCCGCTAGTACACCAGAATCCGAAAAGAACCTTTCTCTCGACGACTCTGAGATG GACGACGTCGCACAACGCTTGGGTCAAAGCAATATAGATGGGGACCCACTGCGTTGCAAAGCATGGCTGGCACAGAAGAAGCACATTTTTATTCTGAGTCAGGCGGGAAAGCCGATATATTCTAGATACAGTTCGGAAGACAAGCTAGTCACTGTTATGGGAGTCATGCAGGCTTTAGTGTCGTTTGTTCAAGCCGGTAGTGACATGATTCGATCAGTGCACGCAGGCGACACAAACTTTGTCTTTGTCGTGAAGGGTCCATTGATTTTAGTGGCCGTGTCCAAAACTTTGGAAAGTGTACCTCAGCTTACCTTGCAATTAac atatGTATATAATCAGATAATTTCTGTTTTGACTCAGTCTCAGTTAAATAGAGTATATGATCAAAGGAGAAATTTTGATCTGCGAAGACTATTGAGTGGCAGTGAAAGACTGATAgatcatttattaaatttcatggACAGAGAACCTGCCTTTTTTCTAGGAGCTATTAAATGTTTGCCCTTACTTCCTTCCATGAGAAGTTCTATTACGCAAACCATTATTCAAACTTGTGCTAAGATTAAG AATTTAGTATTTGCCATACTTCTAGCTAACAATCAATTGGTTACACTAGTTAggatgaataaatttttcttacatcCAATGGATTTGCATATAATACAAAATCTGGTAGACAGTTCCGAGTCACTCAAAACTGCTGAGAGTTGGACACCGATATGCCTGCCGAAATTTGATTCTAATGGTTACATGCATGGCCACGTGTCCTATCTGGCAGAAGATTGCCAAGCATGTTTATTACTGCTCACCGTCGATAGGGACGTATTTTTCGTACTATCAGAAGCTAAGCAA aaaattgtggaaaaattGCGACGAACAAATTGTTTAGAAGCGATAAATGAGTCTATGAACAAACCAACGATTACGACTGCCGACATTGGTTTGCCCGAAATGCGACATGTTTTATACAAATGCAAGAGCACCGCACAATTCTGGAGTCCCGGGCTTCAACCACCTTACACAATGGATGAAGAAATAGAACG aTTATTAGGGCTTTATCAATGCTTACATCACAGACTGCATTCTCCTAGTCGACCTTTGAAACTTATATTTCAGCAGCTCGATAAAGAAACAATGTTAGCGTGG gTGGCTTCTGGTTTCGAACTATACGTAACATTTGAGCCTCTGGTAACAAAACCAGATGCCATTGAGGCAGTGAGCAAGCTATTAAAGTGGAttaagaaagaggaagagagattATTCATTCTAAACTCGCCTACATTTTAA
- the Prp38 gene encoding pre-mRNA-splicing factor 38, whose product MANRTVKDAKSIRGTNPQYLIEKIIRSRIYDSKYWKEECFALTAELLVDKAMELRYLGGVYGGNVKPTPFLCLILKMLQIQPEKDIIVEFIKNEEYKYVRALGALYMRLTGSSLDCYKYLEPLFNDNRKLRMQNKQGVFELVHMDEFIDHLLREERCCDVILPRIQKRHVLEENNELEAKISALEDDMDDGIESSEEEEIAPIKELPRKRSDDHERDRDRHRDRDKRHSRSDKKSDKEKQRSRSRDRDRDRDRRERKRSKSPKSYSSSHKDKDRDRDRHRRDDRDRERERERERERDRRRERDRNRH is encoded by the exons ATGGCAAACCGCACGGTGAAAGACGCGAAATCTATTCGCGGGACAAATCCGCAGTATTTAATCGAGAAAATCATTAGATCTCGGATATACGACTCCAAATATTGGAAGGAAGAATGTTTTGCGCTGACAGCCGAGCTATTAGTCGACAAGGCGATGGAGTTGAG ATATCTAGGAGGCGTGTACGGCGGCAATGTAAAGCCTACGCCGTTTCTCTgtcttatattaaaaatgctcCAAATACAACCAGAGAAAGACATCATAgtcgaatttataaaaaacgaGGAATATAAATACGTCAGGGCTTTGGGTGCACTGTACATGAGACTGACTGGGTCTTCCCTGGATTGCTACAAGTATCTCGAGCCATTATTTAACGACAACAGAAAGCTTAGAATGCAAAACAAGCAAGGTGTGTTTGAGCTCGTACACATGGATGAATTTATTGACCATCTCCTCAGAGAAGAAAGGTGTTGCGACGTTATTTTACCGAGGATTCAAAAGAGACACGttttagaagaaaataatgaacTGG aagcaaagatatcaGCGTTAGAAGACGATATGGATGACGGTATCGAATCGTcggaggaagaagaaattgCGCCAATCAAAGAATTGCCACGCAAGAGGTCAGACGATCACGAACGGGACAGAGATCGTCACAGGGATAGGGATAAGAGACATTCTCGGTCCGATAAGAAATCTGACAAGGAAAAGCAAAGATCGAGAAgtagagatagagatagagacAGGGACAGGAGAGAACGTAAACGCAGTAAATCACCAAAATCTTATTCGTCGTCGCACAAGGATAAAGATAGGGACAGAGATCGTCACAGAAGAGACGatagagacagagaaagagaacgggaACGAGAAAGGGAGCGAGATCGTAGAAGAGAACGTGATAGAAATAGACATTAA
- the Lhfpl gene encoding tetraspan membrane protein in hair cell stereocilia — translation MGSKIEYVESSHMYATNYIRNSKAIGVLWGIFTICYAIIGVVAFVTPEWLGDLEHENPGRFGLWTRCSYGGNGELGEECIGRLDDLSTIANVPFRASTILVGIAVIIALLAICAMLMFFFCQSTTVFYMCAWMQVVSAICMAIGVCIYPLGWDSPVIRAVCGAAASRYNPGACAVRWAIPLAAIAALDAATLSALAFILASRHVRLQPEPFNNGSLYKGEVNPGYVNEAQSVAGSRKSLSLRPVLLVAPPEQDRYSELSRAKSHSHHSLYTPAPPHPVHTMSTNTLNHSQHNFQL, via the exons ATGGGCTCGAAAATCGAATACGTTGAGTCCTCGCACATGTACGCAACCAACTACATCCGCAATTCCAAGGCGATCGGGGTACTATGGGGCATCTTCACCATATGCTACGCCATCATCGGCGTCGTCGCGTTCGTCACTCCGGAATGGCTCGGTGACCTCGAGCACGAGAACCCCGGCAGATTCGGTCTATGGACCAGATGCAGCTACGGCGGTAACG GTGAGCTAGGCGAAGAGTGCATCGGCCGGCTGGACGACTTATCAACCATAGCGAACGTTCCCTTTCGCGCCAGCACGATTCTGGTCGGCATCGCGGTGATAATCGCGCTACTGGCGATCTGCGCGATGCTCATGTTCTTCTTCTGCCAGAGCACCACCGTGTTCTACATGTGCGCCTGGATGCAAGTAGTATCAG CGATTTGCATGGCGATCGGAGTGTGCATCTATCCTCTCGGCTGGGACTCGCCGGTGATCCGAGCCGTATGTGGCGCAGCTGCATCCAG ATACAATCCCGGTGCCTGTGCCGTGAGATGGGCAATCCCTCTCGCCGCAATCGCGGCTTTGGATGCGGCCACCTTATCCGCTCTTGCCTTTATTTTGGCCTCTAGACACGTGAGGCTGCAACCAGAACCTTTCAACAACGGATCTTTGTACAAAG GCGAAGTAAATCCGGGCTATGTGAACGAAGCCCAAAGCGTGGCGGGCTCCCGCAAGTCCCTGTCCCTGCGACCGGTACTGCTGGTGGCTCCGCCCGAACAAGATCGCTACAGCGAGCTCTCCAGAGCGAAATCGCACTCGCATCACAGTCTTTATACACCAGCCCCGCCGCATCCGGTACACACCATGTCTACAAATACTCTCAATCATTCGCAGCATAACTTTCAGCTCTAA